In Micromonospora sp. WMMD980, the following are encoded in one genomic region:
- a CDS encoding CCA tRNA nucleotidyltransferase, protein MSEASASASAADRHELTAAQRNAVAELLRVSPVADELGRRFARAGHELHLVGGSVRDALLGRLGNDLDFCTDAHPDETVKVVRGWAESIWETGREFGTIACQRDGLTLEITTFRAEVYDQVSRNPVVAYGTSLVEDLKRRDFTVNAMAVSLPEHRFTDPYGGLADLAAKIIRTPGTPQESFRDDPLRMLRAARFAAQLRFAVHPDVRAAMTRMASDLDRITAERIRDEFTKLLCGADPVTGLRLLVDTGLAERFLPELTGLKLTIDEHAQHKDVYEHTLTVVTNAMSMESDGCDFVLRMAALMHDVGKPGTKAVGGDGRVSFHHHEVVGARLTKARMRALRYPKDVTSQVVKLVGLHLRFYGYGRGEWTDSAVRRYVTDAGDLLSRLHKLTRSDCTTRNRRKAAQLAADYDALEERIARIAAEEDLARVRPDLDGNAIMELLGVPPGPVVGRAWQHLKELRLERGPLDRDEAEAELLRWARAEGIVG, encoded by the coding sequence ATGTCCGAAGCCTCCGCCTCCGCGTCCGCCGCCGACCGCCACGAGCTGACCGCCGCGCAGCGCAACGCCGTCGCCGAACTGCTCCGCGTCTCCCCGGTCGCCGACGAGCTGGGCCGGCGTTTTGCCCGGGCCGGTCACGAACTGCACCTGGTGGGCGGGTCCGTCCGGGACGCGCTGCTCGGCCGGCTCGGCAACGACCTCGACTTCTGCACCGACGCCCACCCGGACGAGACCGTGAAGGTCGTCCGGGGCTGGGCCGAGTCGATCTGGGAGACCGGGCGCGAGTTCGGCACCATCGCCTGCCAGCGCGACGGCCTCACCCTGGAGATCACCACCTTCCGCGCGGAGGTCTACGACCAGGTGAGCCGCAACCCGGTGGTGGCGTACGGCACCAGCCTGGTGGAGGACCTGAAGCGCCGCGACTTCACGGTCAACGCGATGGCGGTGAGCCTCCCCGAGCACCGGTTCACCGATCCGTACGGGGGCCTGGCCGACCTCGCCGCCAAGATCATTCGTACCCCCGGGACGCCGCAGGAGTCGTTCCGCGACGACCCGCTGCGGATGCTGCGCGCGGCCCGGTTCGCCGCCCAGCTCCGCTTCGCCGTCCACCCCGACGTCCGCGCCGCGATGACCCGGATGGCGTCCGACCTCGACCGGATCACCGCCGAGCGGATCCGGGACGAGTTCACCAAGCTGCTGTGCGGCGCCGACCCGGTGACCGGGCTGCGCCTGCTCGTCGACACCGGCCTGGCCGAGCGCTTCCTCCCGGAGTTGACCGGCCTCAAGCTCACCATTGACGAGCACGCCCAGCACAAGGACGTCTACGAGCACACGCTCACCGTGGTCACCAACGCCATGTCGATGGAGTCCGACGGCTGCGACTTCGTGCTGCGGATGGCCGCGCTCATGCACGACGTCGGCAAGCCCGGCACCAAGGCGGTCGGCGGGGACGGCCGGGTCAGCTTCCACCACCACGAGGTGGTCGGCGCCCGGCTGACCAAGGCCCGGATGAGGGCGCTGCGCTATCCGAAGGACGTCACCTCCCAGGTGGTCAAGCTGGTCGGGCTGCACCTGCGCTTCTACGGGTACGGCCGGGGCGAGTGGACCGACTCGGCGGTGCGCCGGTACGTCACCGACGCCGGCGACCTGCTGTCCCGGCTGCACAAGCTGACCCGATCCGACTGCACCACCCGCAACCGGCGCAAGGCGGCCCAGCTCGCGGCCGACTACGACGCGCTGGAGGAGCGGATCGCCCGGATCGCCGCCGAGGAGGATCTGGCCCGGGTCCGGCCGGACCTGGACGGCAACGCGATCATGGAGTTGCTCGGCGTGCCGCCGGGCCCGGTGGTCGGGCGCGCCTGGCAGCACCTCAAGGAGCTGCGACTGGAGCGCGGGCCGCTGGACCGCGACGAGGCCGAGGCGGAGCTGCTGCGCTGGGCGCGCGCCGAGGGCATCGTCGGCTGA
- a CDS encoding S8 family serine peptidase — protein sequence MSRHGALRRSALVGLALTSATSILCAATAGPASAAPDGPKRGPVRGADTAGAVPGRYIVVLKNGKATPAKVKSAASALAGEHGGSVRRVFGKALHGYSASMERRQAERLAADPDVAYVQQVQRATATGTQSTPPWGLDRIDQAKAKADGRYTYPATGAGVTAYVIDTGIDIAHQDFGGRAVNGYDAVDSDDVAQDCDGHGTHVAGTIGGTKYGVAKDVKLVAVRVLDCAGGGDSEDVIAGIDWVTAHATGPSVANMSLGFPGVDQAVDDAISRSIAAGISYAIAAGNSWKDACGITPARVPAAITVGATDRLDMRAWFSNFGRCLDTYAPGAGIVSAKAGTASGTESMSGTSMASPHVAGAAALLLEAHPGWTPQQVRDSIVDTSITGAVHDTMGSVDRLLHVGNAVVARESYGLKARSNGRYVTAESSGTKPLVARGTEAGAWERYDVVDAGSGFYALRAKANNKFVSADGSGTKPLLARAASIGAWEKFQLVVNADGSVSLKAAVNGKYVTASNTTTPLIASKTSIGTAEKFDFDASAPVVGIKAVANGKYVTAESGGGKPLIARAATVGAWEKYEVVSVGDGYFALRSLANKKLVAAESGGTKPLIARSTTVGAWEVFDFLDYNADGSVYLRANANGKAVTSGSTGGSQLIASRVVNLNSATLGLGNGEKFVLASL from the coding sequence GTGTCACGCCACGGCGCGCTGCGCCGCTCCGCGTTGGTGGGGCTCGCCCTCACCTCCGCCACCTCCATCCTCTGCGCCGCCACCGCCGGCCCGGCGTCTGCCGCGCCGGACGGCCCGAAGCGCGGCCCGGTCCGCGGCGCCGACACGGCCGGGGCGGTGCCCGGCCGCTACATCGTCGTCCTCAAGAACGGCAAGGCCACCCCGGCCAAGGTGAAGTCCGCCGCGTCGGCCCTCGCCGGCGAGCACGGCGGTTCCGTCCGCCGGGTGTTCGGCAAGGCGCTGCACGGCTATTCCGCCAGCATGGAACGCCGGCAGGCCGAGCGTCTCGCCGCAGACCCCGACGTCGCGTACGTCCAGCAGGTCCAACGCGCGACGGCCACCGGCACCCAGAGCACCCCGCCCTGGGGCCTGGACCGGATCGACCAGGCCAAGGCGAAGGCCGACGGCCGTTACACCTACCCGGCGACCGGCGCCGGGGTGACCGCGTACGTCATCGACACCGGCATCGACATCGCCCACCAGGACTTCGGCGGGCGGGCCGTCAACGGCTACGACGCGGTCGACTCCGACGACGTCGCGCAGGACTGCGACGGGCACGGCACGCACGTCGCCGGCACCATCGGCGGCACGAAGTACGGCGTGGCCAAGGACGTCAAGCTGGTCGCGGTCCGGGTGCTGGACTGCGCCGGTGGCGGCGACAGCGAGGACGTGATCGCCGGCATCGACTGGGTGACCGCGCACGCCACCGGGCCGTCCGTGGCGAACATGAGCCTGGGCTTCCCCGGCGTCGACCAGGCGGTCGACGACGCGATCAGCCGCTCCATCGCCGCCGGCATCAGCTACGCGATCGCGGCCGGCAACAGCTGGAAGGACGCCTGCGGGATCACGCCGGCACGCGTCCCGGCGGCCATCACGGTCGGCGCCACCGACCGGCTCGACATGCGGGCCTGGTTCTCCAACTTCGGCCGCTGCCTGGACACCTACGCCCCGGGCGCCGGCATCGTGTCGGCGAAGGCCGGCACCGCCTCCGGCACCGAGTCGATGAGCGGCACCTCGATGGCGTCCCCGCACGTCGCGGGCGCTGCCGCGCTGCTGCTGGAGGCGCACCCGGGCTGGACCCCGCAGCAGGTGCGCGACTCGATCGTGGACACCAGCATCACCGGCGCGGTGCACGACACCATGGGCTCGGTCGACCGGCTGCTGCACGTCGGCAACGCAGTGGTCGCCCGCGAGTCCTACGGCCTGAAGGCCCGGAGCAACGGCCGCTACGTGACGGCGGAGAGCAGCGGCACCAAGCCGCTGGTCGCGCGCGGCACCGAGGCCGGCGCCTGGGAGAGGTACGACGTGGTGGACGCCGGCAGCGGCTTCTACGCGCTGCGCGCGAAGGCGAACAACAAGTTCGTCAGCGCGGACGGAAGTGGCACCAAGCCGCTCCTCGCCCGCGCCGCCTCGATCGGCGCCTGGGAGAAGTTCCAGCTCGTCGTCAACGCCGACGGCAGCGTCAGCCTGAAGGCCGCGGTCAACGGCAAGTACGTCACCGCGTCGAACACCACCACCCCGCTGATCGCCAGCAAGACCTCCATCGGCACCGCGGAGAAGTTCGACTTCGACGCGTCCGCCCCGGTCGTCGGCATCAAGGCGGTGGCCAACGGCAAGTACGTGACCGCGGAGAGCGGCGGCGGCAAGCCGCTGATCGCCCGCGCCGCGACGGTCGGCGCCTGGGAGAAGTACGAGGTCGTCAGCGTCGGTGACGGCTACTTCGCGCTGCGCTCGCTGGCCAACAAGAAGCTCGTCGCCGCGGAGAGCGGCGGCACCAAGCCGCTGATCGCCCGGTCCACCACGGTCGGCGCCTGGGAGGTCTTCGACTTCCTCGACTACAACGCCGACGGTTCGGTCTACCTGCGGGCCAACGCCAACGGCAAGGCGGTCACCTCCGGCAGCACCGGGGGCAGCCAGCTCATCGCCAGCCGCGTGGTCAACCTGAACAGCGCGACGCTGGGCCTGGGCAACGGCGAGAAGTTCGTCCTCGCCTCGCTCTGA
- a CDS encoding SigE family RNA polymerase sigma factor — protein MAEVDREFTAFVNERGAVLLRVAYALAGNQHAAEDLLQNALAKAYARWPRIRGDAEPYVKRILYHDQVSGWRRRARRAEVPVADLPERPAAGDDSDLRLLLRDALRALPPRQRAVLTLRYLEDLSVEQTAALLGCRPGTVASQSAKALARLRQLVPALDELTTPAEVTR, from the coding sequence GTGGCGGAGGTCGACCGGGAGTTCACCGCGTTCGTCAACGAGCGGGGAGCGGTCCTGCTGCGGGTCGCGTACGCGCTCGCCGGCAACCAGCACGCGGCGGAGGACCTGCTGCAGAACGCGCTGGCCAAGGCGTACGCCCGGTGGCCCCGGATCCGCGGTGACGCGGAGCCGTACGTGAAACGGATCCTCTACCACGACCAGGTCTCCGGCTGGCGGCGGCGGGCGCGGCGCGCGGAGGTTCCGGTGGCCGACCTGCCGGAACGACCGGCGGCCGGTGACGACAGCGACCTGCGGCTGCTGTTGCGCGACGCGCTGCGCGCGTTGCCGCCGCGCCAGCGGGCCGTGCTGACGCTGCGCTACCTGGAGGACCTGAGCGTCGAGCAGACCGCCGCGCTGCTCGGCTGCCGCCCCGGCACCGTGGCCAGCCAGAGCGCCAAGGCGCTGGCCCGGCTCCGGCAACTCGTGCCGGCGCTCGACGAGTTGACCACCCCGGCGGAGGTGACCCGATGA
- a CDS encoding methylated-DNA--[protein]-cysteine S-methyltransferase: MRWTVLDSPTGEFSVGTDADAVRGTHFGRVASAADEPDDDLAGRVVAELRAYFAGELTEFTVPVSAPRGSEFECAVWREMTGIPYGETTTYGEVAKALGEPGAARAVGVACNRNPVPVIVPCHRIVGAGGKLVGFGGGLPRKVTLLELEAAVALRRAWS, from the coding sequence ATGCGCTGGACCGTGCTCGACTCGCCGACCGGGGAGTTCTCCGTCGGCACCGACGCCGACGCGGTGCGCGGCACGCACTTCGGCCGGGTGGCCTCGGCTGCCGACGAGCCCGACGACGATCTGGCCGGCCGGGTCGTGGCGGAGCTGCGGGCCTACTTCGCCGGGGAGTTGACCGAGTTCACGGTGCCGGTGTCGGCGCCGCGCGGCTCGGAGTTCGAGTGTGCGGTGTGGCGGGAGATGACAGGCATCCCCTACGGGGAGACGACCACCTACGGTGAGGTGGCCAAGGCGCTCGGTGAGCCGGGCGCGGCCCGCGCGGTGGGGGTGGCGTGCAACCGCAACCCGGTGCCGGTGATCGTGCCGTGTCACCGGATCGTCGGTGCGGGCGGCAAGTTGGTCGGCTTCGGCGGTGGGCTGCCGCGCAAGGTGACCCTGCTGGAGTTGGAGGCCGCGGTGGCGCTGCGCCGCGCCTGGTCCTGA
- a CDS encoding inositol-3-phosphate synthase, with protein MGSVRVAIVGVGNCASSLVQGVEYYRNADPNDRVPGLMHVTFGDYHVSDVTFVAAFDVDAKKVGMDLAEAIVASENNTIKLCDVPPTGVTVQRGPTFDGLGQYYREIVEESDAQPVDVAQALRDAQVDVVVSYLPVGSEQADKFYAQAAIDAGCAFVNALPVFIASDPEWAQKFTDAGLPIVGDDIKSQVGATIVHRALAKLFEDRGVELLRTYQLNFGGNMDFMNMLERNRLVSKKISKTQSVTSQIPHEMSKSDVHIGPSDHVPWLDDRKWAYIRLEGRSFGDTPLNAELKLEVWDSPNSAGVIIDAVRAAKIALDRKIGGPILSASSYFMKSPPEQYADHDAHAAVEAFIAGEVER; from the coding sequence ATGGGCTCCGTCCGCGTCGCCATCGTCGGTGTGGGTAACTGCGCCTCGTCCCTCGTGCAGGGCGTGGAGTACTACCGGAACGCCGACCCGAACGACCGCGTCCCGGGTCTCATGCACGTCACCTTCGGCGACTACCACGTCTCGGACGTGACGTTCGTCGCGGCGTTCGACGTGGACGCCAAGAAGGTCGGCATGGACCTCGCGGAGGCGATCGTCGCCAGCGAGAACAACACGATCAAGCTGTGCGACGTCCCGCCGACCGGCGTGACCGTGCAGCGCGGCCCGACCTTCGACGGTCTGGGCCAGTACTACCGCGAGATCGTCGAGGAGTCGGACGCCCAGCCGGTCGACGTGGCCCAGGCGCTGCGCGACGCGCAGGTCGACGTGGTCGTCTCCTACCTGCCGGTGGGCTCCGAGCAGGCCGACAAGTTCTACGCCCAGGCCGCGATCGACGCCGGCTGCGCGTTCGTCAACGCCCTGCCGGTCTTCATCGCCTCCGACCCGGAGTGGGCGCAGAAGTTCACCGACGCCGGTCTGCCGATCGTCGGTGACGACATCAAGAGCCAGGTCGGCGCCACCATCGTGCACCGCGCGCTGGCGAAGCTCTTCGAGGACCGCGGGGTCGAGCTGCTGCGCACGTACCAGCTCAACTTCGGCGGCAACATGGACTTCATGAACATGCTGGAGCGCAACCGCCTGGTCTCCAAGAAGATCTCGAAGACCCAGTCGGTGACCTCGCAGATCCCGCACGAGATGAGCAAGAGCGACGTGCACATCGGCCCGTCCGACCACGTGCCGTGGCTGGACGATCGCAAATGGGCCTACATCCGCCTGGAGGGCCGCTCCTTCGGTGACACCCCGCTCAACGCGGAGCTGAAGCTCGAAGTGTGGGACTCGCCGAACTCGGCCGGTGTCATCATCGACGCCGTCCGGGCCGCGAAGATCGCGCTGGACCGGAAGATCGGCGGCCCGATCCTCTCCGCCTCGTCCTACTTCATGAAGTCGCCGCCGGAGCAGTACGCCGACCACGACGCGCACGCCGCCGTCGAGGCGTTCATCGCCGGCGAGGTCGAGCGCTGA
- a CDS encoding PadR family transcriptional regulator — MLEFAILGLLQEAPMHGYELRKELTAKLGAIRAAISYGSLYPTLRRLQAAGWITEAAETPATAEEVPALTSRRGRVVYTITAEGKERFAQLIAQAGPETYDDTGFGVHFAFFARTDQATRLRILEGRRRKIEERREGLRDVLGRAAERLDAYTLELQRHGLDACEREVRWLEELIANERSGRAPAAPGTGTATGRGDNDSPPTPGTSRTERP, encoded by the coding sequence GTGCTCGAGTTCGCCATCCTGGGCCTCCTGCAGGAGGCTCCGATGCACGGCTACGAGCTGCGCAAGGAGTTGACCGCCAAGCTCGGCGCCATCCGGGCGGCGATCAGCTACGGCTCGCTCTACCCGACCCTGCGCCGGCTGCAGGCGGCGGGATGGATCACCGAAGCCGCCGAGACACCCGCGACCGCCGAGGAGGTTCCCGCGCTGACCAGCCGACGCGGTCGGGTGGTCTACACCATTACCGCGGAGGGCAAGGAACGCTTCGCCCAGCTGATAGCGCAGGCTGGACCCGAGACGTACGACGACACGGGCTTCGGCGTGCACTTCGCGTTCTTCGCCCGGACCGACCAGGCCACCCGGCTCCGGATCCTGGAAGGTCGTCGTCGCAAGATCGAGGAACGTCGCGAGGGTCTTCGTGACGTGCTCGGCCGGGCAGCCGAGCGCCTCGACGCGTACACCCTGGAACTGCAGCGCCACGGGCTCGACGCCTGTGAGCGCGAGGTCCGCTGGCTGGAGGAGCTCATCGCCAACGAGCGCTCCGGCCGGGCTCCGGCCGCCCCGGGCACCGGGACGGCCACGGGCCGAGGAGACAACGACAGCCCGCCCACGCCTGGAACGTCCAGGACAGAGCGGCCGTGA
- a CDS encoding DUF5318 domain-containing protein translates to MRTQRQVVDYSLQKRAVLRELLAGRIGTYDVCDASPYLKNAARFHGEPTDHRCPICRSENLIHVHYIYGDELKQSAGQARTRAELPVLAMTLREFQVFVVEVCPGCDWNHLVEQFLLGRDGLAGEVADAAGAVAADGSTPRRRREAQR, encoded by the coding sequence ATGCGTACGCAGCGCCAGGTGGTCGACTACTCGCTCCAGAAGCGAGCGGTGCTGCGTGAACTCCTCGCCGGTCGGATCGGCACGTACGACGTCTGCGACGCCTCGCCGTACCTGAAGAACGCCGCCCGGTTCCACGGCGAGCCGACCGACCACCGCTGCCCGATCTGCCGTAGCGAGAACCTGATCCACGTCCACTACATTTACGGTGACGAACTCAAGCAGTCGGCCGGCCAGGCGCGCACCCGGGCCGAGTTGCCCGTCCTGGCCATGACGCTGCGTGAGTTCCAGGTGTTCGTGGTGGAGGTCTGCCCCGGCTGCGACTGGAACCATCTCGTCGAGCAGTTCCTGCTCGGGCGGGACGGCCTCGCGGGCGAGGTGGCGGACGCGGCCGGGGCGGTCGCGGCCGACGGCTCCACCCCTCGGCGAAGGCGAGAGGCGCAACGGTGA
- a CDS encoding transglycosylase domain-containing protein, with protein sequence MNYGDSSSSRGRAQIPGPNGDPGSERSPRGNGWSGAPEGGASARASVTPRGAGGRAPVSGVPPAPRGAAGAAPVGRAGAGRASVPVSPAPGVSGRAGAGRASVPVSPAGPAGRASVGAASVGGAGRASVGAAPVGGRAAVARANVPGFGGGGPGGPGGPGVPLGPARGGRGDDSARSKKRRRLNMLIAGFAVFIMLAGIGVVSFTWYSQKVLLPEDTIPPLSTTIYDRTGKTSIARIGDQNRQLVTIQQIPVWVQHAVAAAEDRNFYRHSGVDYKGIARAAWNNVSGGDKQGASTITQQYARNAFDNLNQDTYGRKVKEAILASKLNDKYDKSVIMQHYLNVIYFGRGAYGIQAAARTYFGKDVAKLTVAEGAVLAALIKQPEPSATHQGYDPAINPQAALDRWNYVINGMITEKWLDAPNTPPHPDKYPTNILKPSKNSAGGFGIDTPYGNVVNYVSQELREMKLCTDNEAEATDKKPLCAKALSRGGYRVTTTIDAKVQSAAVAAAQRAKKGSELAGQPGNLMAALVSIDPSNGEVRAYYGGDNGTGTDYAGKNVDNGVVSGGHSPGSSFKIYTLAAALDEGISLKSRWKGKSFKPDKMEFTVSNAGFDASCGNSCTLEQSTLKSLNVPFYYITEKIGPDKVLDMAKKAGVSTMWRTDTNPAKAYDLAKYDAKDLAPDPFFHVIGYGQYPITVLDHANGVATFANQGFYNKAHFIRKVEKQNPDTGKWDLLKTVKTTPEQRIKKDVVADVTSVLEEYPGQVNRRLDDGRKAAEKTGTWELNAKTLDNGDAWMIGYTPQLATAVWVGNKDARKAIKDKDGNKISGAKMPGAIFQRFMNDALKGEPKEDFPPAANIGKDDVGNGEMPAAPPPTPGGANCDPLGLFCPDGNQGGGNQGGGNPGGGNPGGGGDQGGGLPGFPGGGGRGGGVLPTTPPTRQTN encoded by the coding sequence ATGAACTACGGCGATTCCAGTTCTTCGCGTGGGCGGGCCCAGATCCCGGGTCCGAACGGCGACCCCGGCTCCGAGCGGAGCCCGCGCGGAAACGGCTGGTCCGGCGCCCCGGAGGGCGGTGCCTCGGCGCGCGCCTCGGTCACGCCACGCGGCGCCGGCGGCCGAGCCCCGGTCAGCGGCGTGCCGCCGGCGCCCCGCGGAGCCGCGGGCGCGGCCCCGGTCGGCCGGGCCGGCGCGGGTCGGGCCTCGGTGCCCGTCTCCCCGGCACCCGGCGTCTCCGGGCGCGCGGGCGCCGGTCGGGCGTCGGTTCCGGTCTCCCCGGCCGGCCCGGCGGGACGCGCCTCGGTGGGCGCGGCGAGCGTGGGCGGTGCCGGCCGGGCGAGCGTCGGCGCGGCGCCGGTCGGCGGCCGTGCCGCGGTGGCCCGGGCCAACGTGCCCGGCTTCGGCGGCGGTGGCCCGGGCGGCCCCGGTGGTCCGGGCGTGCCGCTCGGCCCGGCGCGGGGTGGCCGCGGTGACGACTCGGCCCGGTCGAAGAAGCGTCGCCGGCTCAACATGCTGATCGCCGGCTTCGCCGTGTTCATCATGCTCGCCGGCATCGGCGTGGTCAGCTTCACCTGGTACTCGCAGAAGGTGCTGCTGCCGGAGGACACCATCCCGCCGCTGTCCACCACCATCTACGACCGGACCGGCAAGACCTCGATCGCCCGGATCGGCGACCAGAACCGGCAGCTCGTCACCATCCAGCAGATCCCGGTGTGGGTCCAGCACGCGGTCGCGGCGGCGGAGGACCGGAACTTCTACCGCCACTCCGGCGTGGACTACAAGGGCATCGCCCGGGCCGCGTGGAACAACGTCAGCGGTGGCGACAAGCAGGGCGCCTCGACCATCACCCAGCAGTACGCGCGCAACGCGTTCGACAACCTGAACCAGGACACGTACGGCCGCAAGGTGAAGGAGGCGATCCTCGCCTCCAAGCTGAACGACAAGTACGACAAAAGCGTGATCATGCAGCACTACCTGAACGTGATCTACTTCGGGCGCGGCGCCTACGGCATCCAGGCGGCGGCGCGGACGTACTTCGGCAAGGACGTCGCCAAGCTCACCGTGGCCGAGGGCGCGGTGCTGGCCGCGCTGATCAAGCAGCCCGAGCCGAGCGCGACGCACCAGGGCTACGACCCGGCGATCAACCCGCAGGCCGCGCTGGACCGGTGGAACTACGTCATCAACGGGATGATCACCGAGAAGTGGCTCGACGCGCCGAACACGCCGCCACATCCCGACAAGTACCCGACCAACATCCTGAAGCCGTCCAAGAACAGCGCAGGCGGCTTCGGCATCGACACGCCCTACGGCAACGTCGTCAACTACGTCTCGCAGGAACTGCGCGAGATGAAGCTCTGCACCGACAACGAGGCCGAGGCGACCGACAAGAAGCCCCTCTGCGCCAAGGCGTTGAGCCGCGGCGGCTACCGGGTCACCACCACCATCGACGCCAAGGTCCAGAGCGCCGCGGTGGCGGCCGCCCAGCGGGCCAAGAAGGGCTCGGAGCTGGCCGGCCAGCCGGGCAACCTGATGGCGGCGCTGGTCTCGATCGATCCCAGTAACGGCGAGGTGCGCGCCTACTACGGCGGCGACAATGGCACCGGCACCGACTACGCCGGCAAGAACGTCGACAACGGCGTGGTCAGCGGTGGTCACTCGCCCGGGTCGAGTTTCAAGATCTACACGCTGGCGGCGGCCCTCGACGAGGGCATCTCCCTGAAGTCTCGCTGGAAGGGCAAGTCCTTCAAGCCGGACAAGATGGAGTTCACGGTCAGCAACGCGGGTTTCGACGCCAGTTGCGGCAACTCCTGCACGCTCGAGCAGTCGACGCTCAAGTCGCTGAACGTGCCGTTCTACTACATCACCGAGAAGATCGGCCCGGACAAGGTGCTCGACATGGCCAAGAAGGCCGGCGTCAGCACCATGTGGCGGACCGACACCAACCCGGCCAAGGCGTACGACCTCGCCAAGTACGACGCGAAGGACCTCGCGCCCGACCCGTTCTTCCACGTCATCGGCTACGGCCAGTACCCGATCACGGTGCTCGACCACGCCAACGGCGTTGCCACGTTCGCCAACCAGGGCTTCTACAACAAGGCGCACTTCATCCGGAAGGTCGAGAAGCAGAACCCCGACACCGGTAAGTGGGACCTGCTCAAGACCGTGAAGACCACCCCGGAGCAGCGCATCAAGAAGGACGTCGTCGCCGACGTCACCTCGGTGCTGGAGGAATACCCGGGTCAGGTCAACCGGCGGCTCGACGACGGCCGTAAGGCCGCGGAGAAGACCGGCACCTGGGAGTTGAACGCGAAGACGCTCGACAACGGTGACGCCTGGATGATCGGCTACACGCCGCAACTCGCTACCGCGGTCTGGGTCGGCAACAAGGACGCCCGTAAGGCGATCAAGGACAAGGACGGCAACAAGATCAGTGGCGCCAAGATGCCCGGCGCCATCTTCCAGCGGTTCATGAACGACGCGCTCAAGGGCGAGCCGAAGGAAGACTTCCCGCCGGCCGCGAACATCGGCAAGGACGACGTCGGGAACGGCGAGATGCCGGCCGCCCCGCCTCCGACGCCGGGCGGCGCCAACTGTGACCCGCTGGGCCTGTTCTGCCCCGACGGCAACCAGGGCGGCGGCAACCAGGGCGGCGGGAACCCCGGCGGCGGCAACCCAGGGGGTGGCGGCGACCAGGGCGGTGGCCTCCCCGGCTTCCCCGGCGGCGGCGGTAGAGGCGGTGGCGTGCTGCCCACCACCCCACCGACCAGACAGACGAACTGA